The following is a genomic window from Bos taurus isolate L1 Dominette 01449 registration number 42190680 breed Hereford chromosome 11, ARS-UCD2.0, whole genome shotgun sequence.
GGAAGACATTCAGTAGTGGAACAGTAagtcatgttaaaaataaattaggcaccgtcaggacttccctgtccagtggctgagactccatgcgcCTAATgtaggagatccgggtttgatccctggtcagggaattagagtctatgtgccacaactaaagatcctgtgtgccacagtaAAGtttgaagattctgcatgctgcaactaagacctggcacagacaaatatgaaaataaatataaaaaaataaattaaacatatCAATTTTCTCTccaaagtggctataccaatttactcTCACATAGATGATTTGCAGGGCTTCCCTAATAGTTCAAGCactaaaaaaatctgcctgcaatgcaggagacacaggagactcgggttcaatccctgggtcgggaagacccctggaagaagccatggcaacccactccagtgttctcgcctggagaatcccatggacagaggagcctggtgggctacagtccatggggttgcaaagagtcagacacaactgaagagactgagcacctACACACACATGAGTGAGACGCCTTCACAGTTTGTTGGTTTTCTTGCTGGCATGTCCTTTCTTTGGGGCCTGAGAGTAGTGGGTGGAGTTGAACCAAGGAAACGGAACAATGCCACCACTGGGGCTCCCAGAGGGCACATCTGCTTTCTCCCCCAAAGCAGCCGCCTGCCTCCCAGGAGTCCTATTCCGTGTTGTGGATGGGTACCACTTGGATGCCTGCTCCTAACAGCCGTCCCATCCTTTGCACTGCAGTTAGGAAGCAGACTGAGCTGGGAGAGAGGCTTTGCTGGGTTGCAGGGTCTAGTTCCATCCACATCTTGTGCCCTGGCTGGGAGAACTGTGAAGAAGGAGGAGAGGGTGTTGGCAGTGAGCCACTGAGGACCGGCACATTGTTTTTCCCCAACTAAGTCATATGCCATTTCTCCCTTTTTTGTTTTGATAGAAGGCTTTAAAAACTTAGTACTATTTTATTTGAGTAGTTAATATATTCACATGATTCAAAAATCAAACAATATAAAAAGTATTGAAAGAAATGTCCTGCTCCCACCCTCATCCCCTTGTATCTTACTCCCCAGCCCCTCAtgactacattttattttatttatttattttttaactaaagaacacttatttatttttcaccaAGACTTTATCTTGAGGACGTAACTAAACTGcgcctccactccccaccccaactTGAAGGAGGATTAGTACAGTGGATGTTATAAAGAAGGTATGAACAGTTTGAGGGACTGGAACCAATGTTAACTGACAAAACCCAACTTCCATCTAAATCatcataaaaatgtttaagtaaaaaaaaaaggggggggggcaaaGGGGTTTTCAGATTGAACAAGATCATCACATTTTATCTAATACATTCAATTCTGGCTAGGATATACCAAAATGGAAACAGGAAAACTATAATACAAAACTTCCACTACAGCACACTGCACACACCTGTGTTCCAAGCCCACCCCTGTTCCCCTAATGCTTGCAAACTCAACTATTTCCCAGCCTGTTGGGCCTGTCCACGAAGGAGCACGTAGATCTTCTCTTTAATCCAATCTTTGTTATAAGGCTGGTATGTCTGGGTATCAGCTCGGTAAACAAGGCAGCTGAGGTCTGCCAGGTCATCAATAAAATCAAACAACTGACTGATATCATATGTGATAGAGGGGCTGTTGGGATTCATTCTCTTCAGATATTCTTCATACATTTTACAAACACCTTCCATACACTCATTCACAGATTCATAGTCAGCGTAAGTTCTGCCTTCTGGCCTCTTGGTAGGCTGTACCAGCAAGATGGTGTGAGACATCGCGCCAAAGTCTCCCGCTGCAGCCGATGCCGACTCCGCCGCCGCACCATGactactttttaaatttgttatgtATCTTCCGGAGTTCTCAAAATCAGATAAAAGACATTGGAAGGGACtgccttatttctttttaaactttttattttgtattgtggtatagctgattaacaacgttgtgatagtttcaggtggacagcaaagggactcagccatacatacacatgtatccattctcccccaaactcccctctcatccagctgtcacataacattgagcagagttccatgtcctAATCATTAGAGTATtgccttatatattttttttcctgccttttgtTACATAAAAGctgtgttcttagttgctcagtcgtggctgactcttgtgaccccatagactgtagcctgccaggctcctctgtccatgggattctccaggcaagaataatggagtgggttgccatttccttctccaggg
Proteins encoded in this region:
- the LOC101904177 gene encoding enhancer of rudimentary homolog, encoding MSHTILLVQPTKRPEGRTYADYESVNECMEGVCKMYEEYLKRMNPNSPSITYDISQLFDFIDDLADLSCLVYRADTQTYQPYNKDWIKEKIYVLLRGQAQQAGK